From a region of the Castanea sativa cultivar Marrone di Chiusa Pesio chromosome 10, ASM4071231v1 genome:
- the LOC142611982 gene encoding brassinosteroid-related acyltransferase 1-like produces the protein MASPYGITNVPKLTIEAVQTVVPYKVTDQRRPSRVLATDPIASGIFRRCLHVVLYYKNVSEEDSGWIFAGWAKESLGKAISEQPMLSGRLWRVEDGNGDLEIVSNDSGVRLIESQVAVTLSEFLEFKEKEEAEAQLVFWNDIDEHDPQFSPLFYVQVTNFQCGGYSIGISCSILLADLLVKEKFLNSWAKIHNNILSSNNELKKPLFYLHHLKRNGSSPPSITSSTPRKDCVKTLHFKVIVENANFDDETCKSLALHCVEETE, from the exons ATGGCAAGTCCCTATGGTATCACCAATGTCCCTAAGTTAACCATTGAAGCCGTGCAGACAGTTGTACCCTATAAGGTGACTGATCAGCGACGGCCAAGTCGGGTATTGGCCACGGACCCTATTGCTTCGGGGATATTCAGAAGGTGTCTTCACGTAGTTCTTTACTACAAGAACGTGAGTGAGGAGGATTCAGGGTGGATTTTTGCAGGTTGGGCTAAGGAATCACTAGGAAAAGCAATTTCCGAGCAGCCGATGCTTAGTGGAAGGCTGTGGCGTGTTGAGGATGGTAACGGAGATTTAGAAATTGTCTCAAATGATAGTGGTGTTAGGCTCATCGAGTCACAAGTCGCTGTAACTTTGTCTGAGTTTCTTGAAttcaaagaaaaggaagaagcagAAGCTCAACTTGTGTTTTGGAATGATATTGATGAACATGATCCTCAGTTCTCTccattattttatgttcag GTGACAAACTTCCAGTGTGGTGGATACTCGATTGGGATTAGCTGCAGTATTCTTCTAGCAGACCTTTTGGTGAAAGAGAAATTTCTCAATAGTTGGGCAAAAATACACAATAATATACTTTCTAGTAATAATGAACTCAAAAAGCCCTTATTTTACCTCCATCATCTTAAAAGGAATGGCTCTTCTCCTCCCAGCATAACTAGCTCAACTCCAAGAAAAGATTGCGTCAAAACCTTGCATTTCAAGGTCATtgttgaaaatgcaaattttgatGATGAAACGTGCAAGTCACTTGCATTGCATTGTGTTGAGGAGACAGAGTAG